A portion of the Spirochaetota bacterium genome contains these proteins:
- a CDS encoding lysophospholipid acyltransferase family protein, with translation MDDKYTHFGGPIPAKAGVPEGKVRKFLVVLYQPYKWLVYIPFLVLSTLVFGAIAVILSTLVNQRIGSYIGGAVWSRLNGYMTPISVKVIGKENIDKRQSYVIVPNHQSHFDIFVLYGWLGIDFKWVLKQELRKVPGLGIGCEKVGHIFIDRSNHEKAIASINAARKKIVDGTSVIFFPEGTRQTSGKLGDFKKGAFKFAIDMGLPLLPVTIINTRNILPAHTMNLLPGKAIMVVHPKIDTTGHNDANIEELMQKVRSALQSGLDAHQ, from the coding sequence ATGGATGATAAATACACCCACTTTGGCGGGCCGATACCCGCAAAAGCCGGCGTTCCGGAGGGCAAGGTGCGAAAATTTCTCGTCGTGCTCTATCAACCGTATAAATGGCTTGTTTATATTCCTTTTCTGGTACTTTCCACACTGGTTTTTGGGGCGATCGCCGTCATACTGTCAACACTGGTGAACCAGAGAATAGGCAGTTATATCGGTGGGGCCGTCTGGTCGCGTCTCAACGGATATATGACCCCCATTTCCGTGAAGGTTATCGGTAAAGAGAACATCGACAAAAGACAGTCCTACGTCATCGTACCAAACCACCAGAGCCATTTTGATATTTTTGTTTTGTACGGCTGGCTTGGAATCGATTTCAAATGGGTTCTTAAACAGGAGCTTCGCAAGGTTCCCGGCCTCGGAATCGGCTGCGAGAAGGTGGGCCATATTTTCATCGACAGGTCCAACCACGAGAAAGCGATCGCCTCGATAAACGCGGCCAGGAAGAAGATCGTCGACGGAACATCGGTCATATTCTTTCCCGAAGGCACGCGGCAGACCTCCGGGAAGCTGGGCGATTTTAAGAAGGGCGCATTTAAATTCGCGATCGATATGGGACTGCCGCTTCTTCCCGTTACGATTATTAATACAAGAAACATACTGCCCGCGCATACCATGAACCTGCTTCCCGGCAAAGCCATCATGGTGGTCCATCCGAAAATCGACACCACCGGCCACAACGACGCTAACATTGAGGAGCTGATGCAAAAGGTCAGGAGCGCCCTACAGTCCGGACTCGACGCTCACCAATGA
- a CDS encoding outer membrane beta-barrel protein, whose product MKLTKAVLLVCAVMLLLPASGYALLDVGVYGGYSFAGKIETDTESMKTSGPGFGVFGHYTTGLPLMLSFGIGPFYQKTYLSYDLANKEYEATRSMLGVDVFLQLELPIIVHPYVRVGIAVKEWLEIDDSSGSSTKSEYFKSYYGGPGVAFKVFPLVSIFGEYLYTRSKQEDGIVLKGSAVHAGAKLTL is encoded by the coding sequence ATGAAACTCACGAAAGCGGTTCTACTCGTATGTGCCGTGATGCTTCTGCTTCCCGCGTCCGGTTACGCGCTCCTCGATGTCGGCGTTTATGGCGGATATTCATTCGCCGGAAAGATTGAAACAGACACGGAAAGTATGAAAACCTCGGGGCCCGGGTTCGGCGTTTTCGGGCATTACACTACCGGCCTGCCTCTCATGCTGAGCTTCGGCATAGGACCCTTCTATCAGAAGACCTACCTCAGTTACGATCTGGCGAACAAGGAATACGAGGCCACACGCAGCATGCTCGGAGTCGATGTTTTCCTTCAGCTCGAGCTTCCCATCATCGTTCATCCGTATGTCCGCGTCGGTATCGCGGTAAAGGAATGGCTTGAGATTGATGATTCGAGCGGAAGCTCCACAAAAAGCGAATACTTTAAGAGCTACTACGGCGGGCCAGGCGTGGCATTCAAGGTCTTCCCGCTGGTAAGCATCTTCGGTGAGTATCTTTATACCAGGTCCAAACAGGAGGACGGTATAGTGTTAAAGGGAAGCGCGGTGCACGCGGGCGCAAAGCTTACCCTGTAA